The genomic window CGTCTCCTCCATAGGACAGGTCTCTGAATAGGTCTTCTATTTCCCTGAAAGTCTTTTCCTCCCCTCCTATCATGAGACAGTAGCCCCGTTCTTCTCCCCACACACCACCACTGACCCCCACATCAAGGAAGCGAACGCCAACAGATGAGAGTTCATTAAACCTCCTCACGGAGTCCTTGTAGTAGGAGTTTCCCCCGTCTATAACTATGTCCCCTTCCAAGAGGTTGGGTTTCAGAGAAGATATAGCCTCGTCTACCACGGGGGCAGGCACCATTATCCATATGAGTCTCCTGTCAGAAAACTCTCCGCAAAGGAAATCTACCTCCTCAAAGACCTCTATCCCTCCTTCCTCAGCCTTATCCCTCGCCTCCGAGCTTCTATCGTAACCGAGTACCTTCCAGCCCTTGCGGACAAGCCTTCTCCCTATCCCCAATCCCATTCTTCCAAGTCCGATGATTCCTATTTCCTTTGCTTCCATGGTTAAATTCTAACTCGGCTAAAATTTAAATTGTGCTTAAAAGCCATAACGACACACGTCTGGGATGCAGGTCTGTGCTCAGAGTAAAACGCTCAGCAATTGAGCACAACGTAAAGGAGTTGTTCAGATACAGCGGTAAGAAACTCATCGCAGTGGTTAAGTCTGACGCCTACGGTATGGGTGTACGGTACATAGCCCCCATACTTAGGGAGCTTCCTGAGGTTGATTCCTTTGCGGTAGCGTGTGTAGATGAGGGTGTTTTTCTTAGGGAACTCGGCATAAAGGGAGAAGTACTTATACTGGGGGGAATACTACCAGAGGAGATAGAAGCTGTTAAGGAGTATGAGCTGACCCCTGTTGTATCAGACCCTGAACACCTAAAGGTCTTAGGCAAAGAGGACATAAAGTTTCATATAAAGTATGACACTGGTATGGGGAGACTCGGTTTTGTGGAAGAGTTCATAGAGGACCCGAGGATAGTGGGTGTTATGAGCCATCTATCAACACCTGCAGATGAAAAGTTTTCCAGGGAACAGATAAAAAAGTTTGAAGAGATTGTAAGGAGGTACAAAGGAAGGCTCAAAATTCACCTTGAGAGTTCCGCCGGCGTAATTTACAAGGTGCCTTATACCACCCATATAAGGGTTGGTCTTGCCCTTTACGGAGAGAAACCTCTAAGGTATTACCCGTTAGACCTAAAACCTGCGGTAAGTCTGGAAGCGAGGCTCCTATCGGTAAAGGAGGTTCCCAAAGGTTTCCCCATATCCTACGGCAGGACTTTTATAACTCAAAGGAGAACAAAGATAGGCGTAGTAGCCTTCGGTTATGCGGACGGTCTAATGAAGAGTCTTTCAAACAGGGGATACCTACTCCATAAAGGTTTAAGACTCCCCATAATCGGGAACATAACTATGGACATGACGATTCTTGATCTAAGTGGGACAGATATAAAGGTCGGAGACTGGGTAACCGTTGTTAACGAGGAGAGGACCTTTGGGGAGCTGGCAAGGGAGGCGGGCACTATTCCCTACGAGTTAATGTGCAACGTATCAAGCAGGGTAAAGAGGGAAGTTATTTAAGACTAAGTATCCATTCAGCCAACTGCTTGGCTTCTTCCTCAGTAACGGGCTGGGGTGTCATGGGTATGCTTCCCCACTTTCCCATGCTACCCTTGGTTATGCTTTTCACAAGCTCTTCAACCGCACCTTCTTTCCCTTCATAGCGCCTGGCAACATCCACGTAGGCTGGACCCACCTTCTTCCTCTGAACATCATGGCAGGCAAGACAACCCTTGCTATCAGCGATAGCGTAGGCTCCCTCTTTCTTCTCCGGTACTGCCTTTTGCTCTGCTTGCTTTACAACCTCCTCCTTCTTTTCCTCCTGGACAGGCTTCTGGGCTTTTTCCTCTTTCTTCTCACAGGAAAACAGAAAAACCCCTAACAGCGCTCCAACCACAAAAATGCCCGCTCTCAATCTTCTAACCTCCTAAGGTGGTCTCTTTTAACTTCTCCCTTAATATTTTAACAGCCTCTTCTATACCGGCAGGGTTGCTTCCTCCACCCTGAGCCAGGTCTTCTCTTCCCCCTCCTCCTCCCTTCAAAGACTTTCCGACCTCCTTTATAAGCTGGTTAGCTTTTATCTTATGGGCTATCTCCTTAGACACCGCTACCACCGTGGACAGCTTCCCTTCCTTTTCAGAGACCAGAAAGACAACGTCCCTGCCCGTTTTGTGTCTGAGCATGTCTGCAAGGTTTCTCAGCTCTTCAGACTCTGCATCCTTGAACCTTCCCCAGAAGAGGGTGAAGTCGCCAACCTCCTCACGTTTGATTGAAGTCTCCATCTGCAGCTTTAACAGCTCCTGTCTGAGCCTTGCAACTTCCCGGTCCCTCTCCCTTAACTCTTCCTTCAAGGATTCTATCCGGGCAAGTATATCTTCCTGTTTAACGTTCAGCGAAAGACCTATGTCCTCAAGGAGTGAATGCTCTTTAAAGGATGTGTCAACAGCCCACCTTCCTGTCTGTGCTATGAGGCGTCGCACTCCAGCACCCACCGACGATTCGGAGAGTATCTTGAAGTAACCTATGTCACCTGTCCTTGACACGTGCGTTCCTCCGCACAGTTCCCTTGAGAACTCCCCTGCCGATATAACTCTAACTGTATCTCCATACTTTTCCTCAAATATAGCTACAGCTCCACTCTTTATAGCTTCCTGGTATGCCATCTCCTTAACCTGGACAGGCAGGTTCTCCCTTATCTTCTCGTTCACAAGCTCTTCTATCCTCTTTAGCTCTTCCCTTGTAAGCGCTTCAAAGTGGGTAAAGTCAAACCGCATGTACCTGTCCGCAACCAGAGACCCAGCCTGACGCACATGTTCTCCAAGAACATTCTTCAAGGCTGCGTGGAGTAGATGGGTGGCTGTGTGGTTCCTCATTATGTCTTCTCTCCTCTCCCTGTCCACCCTTGCTATAACTCTGTCACCTACATGGAGCCTACCCTTGAGAACTTTCCCCTTATGGACTATGACCCCATCAACCGGAGACTGGGTGTCCTCCACCTTAAATAGTGCCCTGTCGGTTTCTATCAAACCGGTATCACCAACCTGTCCACCCTTCTCTGGGTAGAAAGGTGTCTCTTTAAGGACAAGTTCTCCCTCATCACCCTCAGAAATCTCTGAAACAAGTTCATCACCGGAAACTATACCTGTTACTTCCGTCTCGTATTCGTAATGCTCGTAACCGACGAACTCCGAGGTTTTTCCTATATCCCTAAGGTGCTGATAAACTGGTTTTACCTTCTTTACCTCAACTTTAAAGTGTTTCCTGGCTCTCTCTCTCTGTTTCTCCATCTCTACCCTGAAGCCTTCCATGTCAATCTTCAGACCCTTTTCTCTGGCTATTTCATCTATAAGGTCAAGGGGAAATCCGTAAGTATCGTAAGCCATAAAGACTTCCTCTCCCTTAAGGAGGTCTCTTCCTTCCTCCCTTGCTCTCTCTATGAGCTCGTCAACAGCTTGCATGCCTGCCTTAAGGGTCCTTATAAACCTCTCCTCTTCTCCCCTTACCACACCTTTAACAAACTCTCTCGTCATTTCAAGCTCTGGATAGGCGTCCTTCATTATCTCAACAACAACATCTATACCCTTGTGAAGGAATGGCTGGACAACCCCGAGTTTGTAGCCGAACCTGAGAGCTCTCCTAAGTATACGCCTTATAACGTATCCCCTTCCTTCATTGGAGGGGATCACTCCGTCTGAAATAGCAAAAGTTAAAGCCCTCAAATGGTCTGCTATCACTCTCAGGGCAACATCATTCTCATGGGAACTGCCATAGGTAGCGCCCGATATATCTTCCCCAAACTCTATGAGAGGGTATATTATGTCTATTTCGTAGTTAGTCTTCGTGTTCTGAAGGACACTCGCAACCCGCTCAAGACCCATGCCGGTGTCTATGTTAGGGTTTGGCAACGGGGTAAGGTTTCCTTTTTCATCCCTGTTGTACTGCATAAAAACGAGGTTCCATATCTCCAGATACCTCTCATCCCCCTCATACTCTTCCCCTCTGTCAACGTATATTTCCGAAGAGGGTCCGCAGGGTCCCGTCTCCCCCATCTGCCAGAAGTTGTCTTCCTCTCCAAGCTTCCATATCTTCTCAGGTGGAAGCCCTATCTCCTCGTTCCATATACGGAAGGCTTCCTCGTCGTCCCTATAAACGGATACGTAAAGTTTATCCCTTGGAAGCTTAAGCACCTCAGTTACAAACTCCCAGGCGTATTTTATGGCTTCCCTCTTGAAGTAATCTCCAAAGGAGAAGTTGCCAAGCATTTCAAAGAAGGTGTGATGTCGGGAGGTGTATCCAACCTGCTCAAGGTCGTTATGCTTACCCGAAACCCTCAAACACTTCTGGCAAGAAACCGCCCTTTTGTAAGGTCTCTTCTCAAGACCTAAAAACACATTTTTGAAGGGGACCATACCCGCATTCACGAAGAGGAGTGTCGGGTCGCTCTCCGGTATGAGGGAGGCGCTCTTTACCCTTGTATGTCCCTTCTTCTCAAAAAAGCTCAGAAAGAGCTCGCGTATCTCATGGGCTTTTAAACTCATGGCAATTAAATTATATCCTCCACAGCTGATTCTGAAGGGTGTATGTCATGGAGTAGATTTTTATTCTCACAGGCTTTAGATTATACTTTTTAGTATGCTTGAACTACTTACAGAAAAATTTGGAGGAACTCTATCAAAGCTTAAAGGTGCAAGGAAGTTAACCGACAAGGTGATAAATGATGCTCTGAGAGATATAAGGTTAGCTCTCCTTGAGGCGGACGTAGACTATGAAGTAGCGAAAAGCTTCCTCAAGAGGGTAAGGGAGAGGGCACTCTCTCAGGAGGTTAAGAGGAACCTCTCTCCTGCGGAGCAGGTCATAACGATAGTTTACGAAGAACTCGTAAACATACTGGGCAAGGAGAAGGAGGACCTCAAGAAGGGAACCGTTCTCTTTGTCGGTCTTCAGGGAACCGGTAAGACAACGACGATAGGAAAGATAGCTAATCTTCTTAAGAAGAAAGGCTTTAAGGTTGCCGTCTCCTCAACAGACGTCAGGCGTCCGGCGGCGATGCTCCAGCTGGAAAGGCTCGCCGAGAGGATAGGCGTACCTTACTACTCCTTTGAGGAAGGGCTCTCTGCGGTTCAGATAGCCGAGAGAGCGGTCCAGAGGGCAAAACAGGATGGAGTAGACTACCTTCTCCTTGACACCGCCGGAAGGCTCCACGTAGATGAGGAGCTCATGGAGGAGCTCAAAGAGATAAAGGAAAGGGTGAAGCCCTCGGAGATAATCTACGTTGCAGATGCAATGCAGGGTCAAACGGCTCTTGAGACGGCAAAGACCTTCCACGAGCTCTTAGGTCTGACAGGGGTTGTTCTCACCAAGATGGACGGTGACGCGAGGGGAGGTTTAGCTCTCTCGGTGAGGGAAAGCCTGGGGGTTCCCATAAAGTTCATAGGAGTGGGTGAGAAGGTTGAGGACATAGAACCCTTCTATCCCGACAGGATAGCCCAGAGGATACTCGGGCTGGGAGACATCCAGTCTCTGGTGGAGAGAGCTCAGGAGGTTATCCCCGAGGACAAGGCTCAGCACCTATCCGCAAAGGTTCTTGCCGGAGACTTTAACCTTGAGGACCTGAGGGATATGCTCAGAATGATTCAGAATATGGGACCCCTGGACAAGCTCTTGGGGATGATACCCGGTATAGGTGCCCAGATGAAGAACATAAAGGTGGACGAGAAGCAGTTCAAAAGGATAGAGGCGGTGATAAACTCCATGACGCCCGAAGAGAGAAGGAATCCCAGAATCATAAACATGAGCAGGAAGAAGAGAATTGCTGCAGGAAGCGGGACAAGCATATCCGAGGTGAATAAGGTTCTCAAGAGATACGAGGAGATGAGAAAGATGATGAGGAAGATGAAGGGGATGGCAGGGATGCCCCTACCGAAGTTCCCCTTCAAATTTTAACGGAATTTACTGCTTCTGGGTTTCAGTGGCTTTCTTCTGCTTCTTCTTATGAGCTTTCTTCTTCTTTACCTTCTTCTGCTCCTTCTTAGCCGGTGCCTGTTGCTGGTCCTGAGCCGGTGCCTGCTGCTCCTGAGCGGGTGCCGCCTGCTCAGCTGCCATAACAGAGCCTGCGAAAAGTACAGCCAGTAAAGCTGAAAGTAGCTTCTTCATGCCTTTTCCCTCCTCTGGGATTTTCTTACAGAAATGATAGTTTCCCAATTATGAAGAATTGATGAAAAAGCATAAACTGACCTTTGTCCCCTTCCCCCTCTCGCTCTCTAAACCCAGACCGAATCCGTGCAAGTCTGCAATCGCTTTAACTATAGACAACCCCAACCCAAAACCTTCCTTTTCCGTATTCTCCCTGTAAAACCTATCAAAGACACGCTCCTTATCCTCTATACCCACACCGGTATCCTCAACAATTACACAACCCCTGTCGTAGTAAAGTCGTATCAGTCCTCCCTGAGGTGTGTATTTGTAGCTGTTCTCTATGAGGTTACCTATAGCTATCTTCAAGTACTCCTTATCCGCAAAGACTTCTACATCTTCGTGGGGATACTCAACCCTGAAGTTGTGGGTTCTACGCAGAAAATCGTACTCTTCATCAAGCTCTGCAAAGAGCTCCATAAGGTTCACCTTGCTCCGTCTTACAGGTATCCCGCTCTCAAGCCTCATGAGTAACATGAGGTTGTTTATAATCCTGAACATCTTCTCGGACTGAACCTGTAAGTTCCTCACGACCTCATCAAACTTTTCTCTATCCTCATACAGCCCGTAACTGAGAAGGTCAAGCTGCCCTCTTATATAGGTGAGCGGCGTCTTAAGGGTATGGGCGAAGTTCGCTATGAATTCCCTCTGGAGGGTGAAAGTTCTCCTCAGCTTCTCAAGCATGTCGGCAAAGGTGTTTATGAGAACTGAAAACTCATCGTTCCCCTTTACCCTCTCTATATCAACATCCATATTTCCCTCATAAATCTCCTTTACCTTACCGGTAAGGTAAGTGAGGGGTTCCAGAACCCTCTTTGTGAGGAGAACTATCAGTAGGGAGGTTATCGCAGATATTGCCAGGGAAACCAAGAAGGAGAGGAGGTTAGCTCTGTATATGTAGGATATGTCTATCTCGCTCAAGAATATGAGGCTATAACCTCCTAACCTCTTGGTAAGGAATATGTAGTCTCCCCTCGCACCGCTTCTTTCACCGACCAGATCCCGTGGGTCAAAGGGAAGGGGTTCTTTAGGAAGGTTCTTCGCGTATACAACCTCCCCTCTTTTATTAATTACCACAACGCCGACATCTTCAGATGCAAGCTCGTCCACCACGTTTTTAACGTACAGTCTCGGATGCTTGTAATGCTTCCTGTACAGGTCTATAACCGGTGTAACGTAGCTGTCTATACGGTCTATTGAATGTTGAATTGATACACCCTTAACTATCATGGTGAGGAGTAGAACGGTAAGGATATTGCTTACAAGGTAAACACCCAAGAATATAAGGAGTACCTTAAACTTGATTGACATCGCCCTTTAACATATAACCCCAACCGCGCACTGTTTTAATCAGGGTATGCTCCCTGTCACCAAGCTTTCTCCTTAGGTTCTTAATGTAAACGTCAACTATGTTAGAGCCCTCCTCATGGTTACCTCCCCAGACTCTTGCGTATATCCTTTCCCTGCTCAGAGCCGTGTTTACGTTTTCCGCAAGGAATTTTAAAAGCTCAAACTCCCTTCTTGTAAGGTTCAAAACCTCCCCTCTGTACGTAACCTCTCTTGTAGAGGGGCTCACAACCAGATCACCCACTTTTAAGAGGTCTCCCTTTTCGCCGTATCTCCTGAGTACCGCTTTTATCCTCGCGGATAGCTCCTTCAGGGAAAAGGGTTTCGTTATGTAGTCGTCGGCACCGGTTTGCAAGCCCTCCACCTTGTCCTCCACCTGTGACTTTGCGGTCAGTATTATTATCGGTGTGTCCCTTGTTTCCCTTATCCGCCTGCAAACCTTCAGCCCGTCCATCCTCGGAAGCATAAGGTCCAGCAAAACAAGGGTGTAATCGCATTCCAGAGCTTTCCTGACAGCGGAGAGACCGTCTCTGACCCAGTCAACGGAGAAACCTTCATGGGTCAACCACTGAAGAAGCATCTCCCCTATGGATATATCATCCTCCACCAGCAGTATCTTTCTGTCCATGGAGCAAGCTATAATTTAAAGCGGGCTTTATGAAAAGTGTCAAGGGTGATATAATAATCTGCTCAGGTTTTGAGGAGGAAAGAATATGGCAGTAAGGATAAGACTCGCTAAGTTCGGAAGGAGACACCACCCCATATACAGGATAGTGGTTATGGACGCCA from Hydrogenivirga caldilitoris includes these protein-coding regions:
- the alaS gene encoding alanine--tRNA ligase: MSLKAHEIRELFLSFFEKKGHTRVKSASLIPESDPTLLFVNAGMVPFKNVFLGLEKRPYKRAVSCQKCLRVSGKHNDLEQVGYTSRHHTFFEMLGNFSFGDYFKREAIKYAWEFVTEVLKLPRDKLYVSVYRDDEEAFRIWNEEIGLPPEKIWKLGEEDNFWQMGETGPCGPSSEIYVDRGEEYEGDERYLEIWNLVFMQYNRDEKGNLTPLPNPNIDTGMGLERVASVLQNTKTNYEIDIIYPLIEFGEDISGATYGSSHENDVALRVIADHLRALTFAISDGVIPSNEGRGYVIRRILRRALRFGYKLGVVQPFLHKGIDVVVEIMKDAYPELEMTREFVKGVVRGEEERFIRTLKAGMQAVDELIERAREEGRDLLKGEEVFMAYDTYGFPLDLIDEIAREKGLKIDMEGFRVEMEKQRERARKHFKVEVKKVKPVYQHLRDIGKTSEFVGYEHYEYETEVTGIVSGDELVSEISEGDEGELVLKETPFYPEKGGQVGDTGLIETDRALFKVEDTQSPVDGVIVHKGKVLKGRLHVGDRVIARVDRERREDIMRNHTATHLLHAALKNVLGEHVRQAGSLVADRYMRFDFTHFEALTREELKRIEELVNEKIRENLPVQVKEMAYQEAIKSGAVAIFEEKYGDTVRVISAGEFSRELCGGTHVSRTGDIGYFKILSESSVGAGVRRLIAQTGRWAVDTSFKEHSLLEDIGLSLNVKQEDILARIESLKEELRERDREVARLRQELLKLQMETSIKREEVGDFTLFWGRFKDAESEELRNLADMLRHKTGRDVVFLVSEKEGKLSTVVAVSKEIAHKIKANQLIKEVGKSLKGGGGGREDLAQGGGSNPAGIEEAVKILREKLKETTLGG
- the alr gene encoding alanine racemase → MLRVKRSAIEHNVKELFRYSGKKLIAVVKSDAYGMGVRYIAPILRELPEVDSFAVACVDEGVFLRELGIKGEVLILGGILPEEIEAVKEYELTPVVSDPEHLKVLGKEDIKFHIKYDTGMGRLGFVEEFIEDPRIVGVMSHLSTPADEKFSREQIKKFEEIVRRYKGRLKIHLESSAGVIYKVPYTTHIRVGLALYGEKPLRYYPLDLKPAVSLEARLLSVKEVPKGFPISYGRTFITQRRTKIGVVAFGYADGLMKSLSNRGYLLHKGLRLPIIGNITMDMTILDLSGTDIKVGDWVTVVNEERTFGELAREAGTIPYELMCNVSSRVKREVI
- the gnd gene encoding phosphogluconate dehydrogenase (NAD(+)-dependent, decarboxylating), with the translated sequence MEAKEIGIIGLGRMGLGIGRRLVRKGWKVLGYDRSSEARDKAEEGGIEVFEEVDFLCGEFSDRRLIWIMVPAPVVDEAISSLKPNLLEGDIVIDGGNSYYKDSVRRFNELSSVGVRFLDVGVSGGVWGEERGYCLMIGGEEKTFREIEDLFRDLSYGGDGYGYMGKPGSGHFVKMVHNGIEYGMMQAIAEGFELMKESGFGLDLKEVARVFTKGSVVSSWLMDLTYRSFEDFGDLEGVEPFVADSGEGRWTVQAAVELGVPLWVIADSLFNRFRSRQSDSFRDKLLAALRYEFGRHEVKRKDG
- a CDS encoding sensor histidine kinase, with the protein product MSIKFKVLLIFLGVYLVSNILTVLLLTMIVKGVSIQHSIDRIDSYVTPVIDLYRKHYKHPRLYVKNVVDELASEDVGVVVINKRGEVVYAKNLPKEPLPFDPRDLVGERSGARGDYIFLTKRLGGYSLIFLSEIDISYIYRANLLSFLVSLAISAITSLLIVLLTKRVLEPLTYLTGKVKEIYEGNMDVDIERVKGNDEFSVLINTFADMLEKLRRTFTLQREFIANFAHTLKTPLTYIRGQLDLLSYGLYEDREKFDEVVRNLQVQSEKMFRIINNLMLLMRLESGIPVRRSKVNLMELFAELDEEYDFLRRTHNFRVEYPHEDVEVFADKEYLKIAIGNLIENSYKYTPQGGLIRLYYDRGCVIVEDTGVGIEDKERVFDRFYRENTEKEGFGLGLSIVKAIADLHGFGLGLESERGKGTKVSLCFFINSS
- the ffh gene encoding signal recognition particle protein → MLELLTEKFGGTLSKLKGARKLTDKVINDALRDIRLALLEADVDYEVAKSFLKRVRERALSQEVKRNLSPAEQVITIVYEELVNILGKEKEDLKKGTVLFVGLQGTGKTTTIGKIANLLKKKGFKVAVSSTDVRRPAAMLQLERLAERIGVPYYSFEEGLSAVQIAERAVQRAKQDGVDYLLLDTAGRLHVDEELMEELKEIKERVKPSEIIYVADAMQGQTALETAKTFHELLGLTGVVLTKMDGDARGGLALSVRESLGVPIKFIGVGEKVEDIEPFYPDRIAQRILGLGDIQSLVERAQEVIPEDKAQHLSAKVLAGDFNLEDLRDMLRMIQNMGPLDKLLGMIPGIGAQMKNIKVDEKQFKRIEAVINSMTPEERRNPRIINMSRKKRIAAGSGTSISEVNKVLKRYEEMRKMMRKMKGMAGMPLPKFPFKF
- a CDS encoding response regulator transcription factor yields the protein MDRKILLVEDDISIGEMLLQWLTHEGFSVDWVRDGLSAVRKALECDYTLVLLDLMLPRMDGLKVCRRIRETRDTPIIILTAKSQVEDKVEGLQTGADDYITKPFSLKELSARIKAVLRRYGEKGDLLKVGDLVVSPSTREVTYRGEVLNLTRREFELLKFLAENVNTALSRERIYARVWGGNHEEGSNIVDVYIKNLRRKLGDREHTLIKTVRGWGYMLKGDVNQV